The following are from one region of the Trichoplusia ni isolate ovarian cell line Hi5 chromosome 1, tn1, whole genome shotgun sequence genome:
- the LOC113497251 gene encoding uncharacterized protein LOC113497251 isoform X1, translated as MDFQISSHIHFCYLPVSLALSTSAHYVNSSLPKPWRYLYYPKKTVFRKADLIDFGCVTFVHKCPSVYKRFVICARHYDGHYRTFNNYCEMEYENCNSWRQWAMIKQVRC; from the exons ATGGATTTCCAAATTTCTTCTCATATCCACTTCTGCTACCTTCCAGTGTCCTTGGCGTTGTCAACCAGCGCCCACTACGTGAACAGCAGTCTTCCCAAACCATGGCGGTATCTCTATTATCCAAAGAAGACAGTCTTCAGAAAAGCTGACCTCATTGACTTTGGATGTGTTACTTTTGTCCACAAATGTCCGTCAGTGTACAA ACGTTTTGTAATTTGCGCTCGGCATTACGATGGTCATTATCGAACATTTAACAACTATTGTGAAATGGAATATGAGAACTGCAACAGTTGGAGAC aatgGGCCATGATCAAGCAAGTCAGATGTTGA
- the LOC113497251 gene encoding uncharacterized protein LOC113497251 isoform X2, producing MREYNLIILVLLSLALSTSAHYVNSSLPKPWRYLYYPKKTVFRKADLIDFGCVTFVHKCPSVYKRFVICARHYDGHYRTFNNYCEMEYENCNSWRQWAMIKQVRC from the exons ATGCGAGAATACAACTTAATAATACTTGTTTTAT TGTCCTTGGCGTTGTCAACCAGCGCCCACTACGTGAACAGCAGTCTTCCCAAACCATGGCGGTATCTCTATTATCCAAAGAAGACAGTCTTCAGAAAAGCTGACCTCATTGACTTTGGATGTGTTACTTTTGTCCACAAATGTCCGTCAGTGTACAA ACGTTTTGTAATTTGCGCTCGGCATTACGATGGTCATTATCGAACATTTAACAACTATTGTGAAATGGAATATGAGAACTGCAACAGTTGGAGAC aatgGGCCATGATCAAGCAAGTCAGATGTTGA
- the LOC113498784 gene encoding cecropin-D-like gives MNFTKILFFVFACFMVFFTVSAAPGNFFKDLEGIGQRVRDAIESAGPAVDVLGRAAALSRGEQQQRE, from the exons atgaatttcaCTAAGATTTTGTTCTTTGTCTTTGCTTGCTTTATGGTGTTTTTTACTGTGAGCGCTGCGCCGGGGAACTTCTTTAAGGATTTG gAAGGAATTGGTCAGCGTGTCCGCGATGCTATCGAAAGCGCAGGCCCAGCTGTGGACGTGTTGGGACGAGCGGCAGCTTTATCCAGAGGGGAGCAGCAGCAAAGGGAATAA